A single window of Pontibacillus chungwhensis DNA harbors:
- a CDS encoding glycine--tRNA ligase, whose translation MSKKTTMDQLVSHSKHRGFIFQGSEIYGGLANTWDYGPLGVELKNNLKRAWWQKFIQENPLNVGLDAAILMNPKTWEASGHLGNFNDPMIDCKECKSRHRADKLIENKLEAEGKEMVVDGLPFEEMEKLIDEHDIACPTCGEKNFTGIRQFNLMFQTQQGVTEGATDDIYLRPETAQGIFVNFKNVQRSMRKKLPFGIGQIGKSFRNEITPGNFIFRTREFEQMEMEFFCKPGEELEWYDYWKNFCHNWLKSLGIEGENLRLREHGEDELSHYSNATTDIEYQFPMGWGELWGIASRTDFDLTQHAEHSGEDFKYIDQETNERYIPYVIEPALGADRLALAFLADAYEEEELEDGSSRTVMKFHPAVAPYKAAVFPLSKKLGDEAKEVFADLSKHFMVDYDDAGSIGKRYRRHDEIGTPFCITYDFDSKEDGQVTVRNRDTMEQTRLNISDLRSFLEDQLTY comes from the coding sequence ATGTCTAAGAAAACTACAATGGATCAATTAGTATCACACTCAAAGCATCGCGGCTTTATCTTCCAAGGTTCTGAAATCTACGGCGGCCTTGCGAACACATGGGACTACGGTCCACTTGGCGTTGAATTAAAGAACAACTTAAAGCGTGCCTGGTGGCAAAAGTTCATCCAAGAGAACCCGCTTAACGTAGGTCTTGATGCAGCGATCCTAATGAACCCAAAAACGTGGGAAGCATCTGGTCACTTAGGTAACTTCAACGACCCAATGATCGACTGTAAAGAATGTAAGTCTCGTCACCGCGCAGACAAACTGATCGAGAACAAACTAGAAGCTGAAGGAAAAGAAATGGTCGTAGATGGCCTTCCATTTGAAGAAATGGAAAAGCTAATCGACGAGCATGACATCGCTTGTCCAACATGTGGCGAGAAGAACTTCACAGGAATCCGTCAGTTCAACCTTATGTTCCAAACGCAACAAGGTGTTACAGAAGGCGCAACGGATGACATCTACCTTCGCCCTGAAACAGCGCAAGGAATCTTCGTGAACTTCAAAAACGTTCAGCGTTCTATGCGTAAGAAACTTCCATTCGGTATTGGCCAAATCGGTAAGAGCTTCCGTAACGAAATCACTCCAGGTAACTTCATTTTCCGTACGCGTGAATTCGAACAAATGGAAATGGAATTCTTCTGTAAGCCTGGTGAAGAGTTAGAATGGTACGATTACTGGAAGAACTTCTGTCACAACTGGTTGAAGTCTCTTGGCATTGAAGGCGAAAACCTTCGCCTGCGCGAACATGGTGAAGATGAGTTATCTCACTACAGTAACGCCACAACAGACATCGAGTACCAGTTCCCAATGGGCTGGGGCGAATTATGGGGCATTGCTTCCCGTACAGACTTCGACCTAACTCAGCACGCTGAGCACTCCGGCGAAGACTTCAAATACATCGACCAGGAAACAAACGAGCGTTACATTCCATATGTGATCGAGCCTGCCCTTGGTGCAGACCGCTTAGCTCTTGCCTTCCTTGCTGATGCTTACGAAGAAGAAGAATTAGAAGACGGCTCTTCCCGTACTGTTATGAAGTTCCACCCAGCAGTGGCTCCATACAAAGCAGCCGTGTTCCCACTTTCTAAGAAACTAGGCGACGAAGCGAAAGAAGTATTCGCTGACCTTTCTAAGCACTTCATGGTCGACTACGACGACGCTGGTTCAATCGGTAAACGTTACCGCCGTCACGACGAGATCGGTACACCATTCTGTATCACGTACGACTTCGATTCCAAAGAAGACGGTCAAGTTACTGTACGTAACCGTGACACAATGGAACAGACTCGCCTGAACATCAGCGACCTTCGCAGCTTCCTTGAAGATCAATTAACGTACTAA
- a CDS encoding heptaprenylglyceryl phosphate synthase, which yields MYDMKKWEHVFKLDPNKEISDEDLEKICESGTDAVIVGGTDDVTLDQVLSLLAGIRRYSVPCILEISNLEAITPGYDYYFIPMVLNSSEKRWMMDVHHEAVKEYGDITDWDEMIAEGYCILNPESKAFQATNSVMPDEEDVIAYARMSEHLFRLPIFYLEYSGTYGDPGLVEKVGQTLDQTLLFYGGGITTPEQAKEMKAYADVIVVGNVIYDNMKQALQTVAAVKERE from the coding sequence ATGTACGATATGAAAAAGTGGGAGCACGTGTTTAAACTTGATCCCAATAAAGAGATTTCAGATGAAGATTTAGAGAAAATATGTGAATCGGGAACAGATGCGGTCATTGTCGGCGGCACAGACGATGTGACGCTCGATCAAGTGTTGTCTTTGCTAGCTGGCATACGACGGTATTCGGTTCCTTGTATATTAGAAATATCCAATCTAGAAGCTATTACACCGGGGTATGACTATTATTTTATTCCAATGGTGTTAAATAGTTCAGAAAAACGCTGGATGATGGATGTCCACCACGAAGCTGTGAAAGAATATGGAGATATTACCGATTGGGATGAGATGATTGCTGAAGGGTATTGTATATTAAATCCTGAATCGAAGGCGTTTCAGGCAACGAATAGCGTCATGCCTGATGAGGAAGATGTGATTGCCTATGCCAGAATGTCTGAGCACTTGTTCCGCTTGCCGATCTTTTACCTTGAATATAGTGGGACTTACGGGGACCCAGGGTTAGTTGAGAAAGTTGGTCAAACGCTTGATCAAACCTTGCTGTTCTACGGAGGTGGCATCACGACCCCTGAACAAGCGAAGGAAATGAAAGCTTATGCTGATGTCATTGTTGTTGGAAATGTCATTTACGATAATATGAAACAAGCTTTACAAACGGTAGCAGCCGTAAAAGAACGAGAATAA
- the pcrA gene encoding DNA helicase PcrA, which translates to MSPLTNDLLKGLNEQQREAVKTTDGPLLLMAGAGSGKTRVLTHRIAYLLGEKEVAPRNVLAITFTNKAAREMKDRVGDLVGPEARDMWISTFHSMCVRILRRDIDRIGINRNFSILDTTDQLSVIKQVLKDLNLDPKKFDPRAMLGAISTAKNELKTPEDFSKTTGNYYEQQTAAVYEKYQKTLRKNQSLDFDDLIMQTLTLFDRLPEVLEYYQRRFQYIHVDEYQDTNHAQYQLVKMLASRFQNLCVVGDSDQSIYRWRGADIANIMSFEKDYPTSKVIMLEQNYRSTKRILDAANEVIQNNSGRKPKNLWTDNDDGESIFYYQAPTERDEGLFVTNKIEDMVRATKFKYKDCAVLYRTNAQSRTIEETFVKANIPYQIVGGTKFYDRKEIKDLLAYLRLVANPDDDISFGRIVNEPKRGVGRTSLDNLQMYAARHDLSLYEAAGEVEQVGLSKRATNAIRDFHKMIRNWTQQQDFLSATDLVEDVLKITGYEDMLKNENSLEAQSRLENINEFLSVTKNFEEQNEDKSLIAFLTDLALVADINSADEDPFADDKVTLMTLHSAKGLEFPVVFLIGMEESVFPHSRSLQDEEEMEEERRLAYVGITRAEQQLFLTNAKMRTLFGRTNMNPESRFISEIPAELIEGRNQQQSSPFGGGFQDPAPSGFNTGQPKPPKRKATTMKKSAASGAESGDFAVGDKVSHKKWGVGTVVKVQGEGDSKELDIAFPAPNGIKRVLAKFAPITKQ; encoded by the coding sequence TTGAGCCCGTTAACAAACGACTTGCTAAAAGGATTAAACGAACAACAGCGTGAAGCCGTAAAAACGACAGATGGTCCGTTACTTCTTATGGCCGGAGCCGGAAGTGGGAAAACCCGAGTGTTGACCCACCGTATCGCTTATTTATTAGGGGAGAAAGAAGTTGCCCCGCGCAACGTGCTTGCGATTACGTTTACGAATAAAGCTGCACGTGAGATGAAGGATCGTGTTGGTGATCTTGTTGGACCAGAAGCACGAGACATGTGGATTTCGACGTTCCACTCTATGTGTGTGCGTATTCTGCGAAGAGATATTGACCGAATTGGGATTAACCGTAACTTCTCCATTCTTGATACAACCGATCAGCTCTCAGTTATTAAACAAGTATTAAAAGATTTAAACTTAGATCCGAAGAAATTTGATCCTCGTGCGATGCTTGGTGCGATTAGTACTGCGAAGAACGAACTGAAAACCCCAGAAGATTTCAGTAAAACGACGGGAAATTATTATGAGCAGCAAACAGCCGCGGTTTATGAGAAGTACCAGAAGACACTACGTAAGAATCAGTCTCTTGATTTTGACGATTTAATTATGCAGACGCTTACGCTTTTCGATCGTCTTCCTGAAGTGTTGGAGTATTATCAGCGCCGGTTCCAATATATCCACGTCGATGAGTACCAGGATACGAACCATGCTCAGTATCAGCTGGTGAAGATGCTTGCTAGTCGCTTTCAGAATTTATGTGTTGTAGGAGACTCCGACCAGTCGATTTATCGTTGGCGCGGGGCGGATATTGCAAACATCATGTCCTTTGAGAAAGACTATCCTACGTCCAAAGTGATTATGCTTGAGCAGAACTACCGTTCCACAAAACGTATTTTAGATGCGGCAAACGAAGTCATTCAGAATAACTCTGGTCGTAAGCCAAAGAACTTATGGACCGATAACGATGATGGGGAGTCGATCTTTTATTACCAGGCTCCTACAGAGCGTGACGAAGGGCTTTTCGTTACGAACAAAATTGAAGACATGGTCCGTGCGACGAAGTTTAAATATAAAGACTGTGCCGTCTTGTATCGGACAAATGCCCAGTCCCGTACGATTGAGGAAACGTTTGTGAAAGCAAATATTCCTTATCAGATCGTTGGAGGTACGAAGTTCTACGATCGTAAAGAAATTAAGGACTTGCTTGCCTATCTTCGTCTTGTTGCCAATCCTGATGATGATATTAGTTTCGGACGAATTGTAAACGAACCTAAGCGCGGTGTTGGTCGTACGTCTCTTGATAACTTACAAATGTATGCAGCGCGCCACGACCTTTCGTTATATGAAGCGGCTGGTGAAGTGGAACAGGTCGGACTTAGTAAACGGGCGACGAATGCGATTCGTGATTTCCACAAAATGATCCGTAATTGGACGCAGCAACAGGATTTCTTATCAGCGACAGATCTTGTAGAAGATGTGCTTAAGATCACAGGATACGAAGATATGTTAAAGAATGAAAATAGCTTAGAAGCGCAGAGCCGCCTTGAGAACATCAATGAGTTCTTATCGGTTACAAAGAACTTTGAAGAGCAGAATGAAGACAAGAGTCTGATTGCCTTTTTAACAGATCTTGCTCTGGTAGCGGATATCAATTCAGCTGATGAGGATCCATTCGCTGATGATAAGGTAACCCTTATGACGCTTCACTCTGCGAAGGGGCTGGAGTTCCCTGTTGTCTTCCTGATTGGCATGGAAGAAAGTGTATTCCCTCACAGTCGTTCCTTGCAGGATGAAGAAGAGATGGAAGAAGAGCGCCGTCTTGCCTATGTGGGGATTACTCGTGCTGAGCAGCAGTTATTCCTGACTAATGCAAAGATGCGTACGTTATTCGGTCGTACAAATATGAATCCAGAGAGCCGTTTCATCTCTGAGATCCCGGCTGAATTAATTGAAGGCAGAAACCAACAGCAATCTTCACCGTTTGGTGGAGGTTTCCAGGACCCTGCTCCATCAGGCTTCAATACAGGTCAACCGAAACCACCGAAGCGAAAGGCGACTACGATGAAAAAATCAGCAGCATCCGGTGCTGAGAGTGGTGATTTTGCAGTCGGTGATAAAGTCTCTCATAAGAAGTGGGGAGTAGGAACGGTTGTGAAAGTACAGGGAGAAGGGGACTCTAAAGAATTAGATATTGCCTTCCCTGCACCAAATGGCATTAAGCGCGTATTGGCTAAATTTGCCCCGATTACTAAGCAATAG
- the ligA gene encoding NAD-dependent DNA ligase LigA — MNKEEAKKRIDELRRQLEQYNYEYHTLDQPSVSDHEYDKLTRELIDLEEEHPDLVTPDSPSQRVGGKPLDAFQKVQHEIPMLSLGNAFDDQELRDFDRRVREGVDGEDVSYVCELKIDGLAISLKYEDGLLVRGATRGDGTTGEDITQNLKTIKSIPLRIEQQEPIEVRGEAFMPHRSFLAMNEAREANGEEPFANPRNAAAGSLRQLDPKIAAKRNLDIFLYGVGQWEAGELESHSERLEYMKSLGFKTNPEWKKCNDIDEVIDYVHKWTEERPNLNYEIDGIVIKVDNLEQQETLGFTAKSPRWATAFKFPAEEAITKLTDIELSVGRTGAVTPTAILDPVQVAGTTVGRASLHNEDLIREKDIRIGDTVVIKKAGDIIPEVVRVITEQRTGEEEPFSMPDVCPECGSDLERLEEEVALRCINPNCPAQLREGLIHFVSRNAMNIDGLGEKVIAQLFRENLVHTIADLYKLDKDELLQLERMGEKSADNLLSSISVSKENSLERLLFGLGIRFVGSKGAQMLAEEFETMDRLREATYEELVAIQDIGEKMADSVVRYFEKEPVIELIDELKELGLNMEYKGRKKSDDALDSPFSGKTIVITGKMENYSRNDVKAHVEALGGKVTGSVSKNTDMLIAGEDAGSKYEKAEKLGVDIWDEARFQSALQE; from the coding sequence ATGAATAAAGAAGAAGCGAAGAAGAGAATTGATGAACTGCGACGTCAGTTAGAGCAATACAATTATGAGTATCATACACTTGATCAGCCCTCTGTTTCGGACCATGAATATGATAAGTTAACACGTGAGCTCATTGATTTAGAAGAAGAACATCCCGATCTGGTCACCCCTGATTCTCCTTCTCAGCGGGTAGGCGGCAAGCCTCTTGATGCTTTCCAAAAGGTTCAGCACGAAATTCCGATGCTCAGCCTGGGGAATGCCTTTGACGATCAGGAACTCCGTGACTTTGATCGCCGCGTGCGTGAAGGAGTCGACGGAGAAGACGTCAGTTACGTTTGCGAACTGAAAATTGATGGACTGGCGATTTCCTTAAAATATGAAGATGGTTTACTTGTTCGTGGTGCCACGCGAGGTGACGGGACAACGGGTGAAGATATTACCCAGAACTTAAAGACCATTAAAAGCATACCTCTTCGTATTGAGCAGCAGGAGCCGATCGAGGTGCGCGGTGAAGCGTTTATGCCACACCGTTCTTTCTTAGCGATGAATGAAGCTCGTGAAGCGAACGGAGAAGAGCCATTTGCAAACCCGCGTAATGCGGCTGCAGGTTCTCTTCGCCAGCTTGATCCAAAGATTGCAGCGAAGCGGAATTTAGATATATTTTTATATGGCGTTGGCCAGTGGGAAGCAGGCGAGCTTGAATCCCACAGTGAGCGCCTCGAGTATATGAAGTCTCTTGGATTTAAAACAAATCCAGAATGGAAAAAGTGTAACGATATTGATGAAGTGATCGACTATGTTCATAAGTGGACAGAGGAACGTCCGAACTTAAATTATGAAATTGATGGGATTGTCATTAAGGTAGACAACCTTGAGCAACAGGAAACGCTAGGGTTTACTGCAAAGAGCCCGCGCTGGGCAACTGCTTTTAAATTCCCAGCAGAAGAAGCCATTACAAAGCTTACGGATATCGAGTTAAGTGTCGGTCGTACAGGTGCCGTCACACCTACCGCTATTTTAGACCCTGTCCAGGTAGCGGGCACAACGGTAGGGCGCGCGTCTCTTCATAATGAAGACTTAATTCGTGAGAAAGATATTCGAATTGGGGACACCGTCGTTATTAAAAAAGCGGGGGACATTATCCCGGAAGTGGTGCGTGTCATTACAGAACAGCGTACCGGGGAAGAAGAACCGTTCTCTATGCCTGACGTATGTCCGGAATGCGGGAGTGATTTAGAACGTCTGGAGGAAGAGGTAGCCTTGCGCTGCATCAATCCAAACTGCCCGGCGCAGCTCCGTGAGGGACTGATTCACTTTGTATCCCGCAATGCGATGAACATTGACGGGCTTGGTGAGAAAGTAATTGCCCAATTGTTCCGTGAGAATCTTGTTCATACCATTGCTGATTTGTATAAGCTTGATAAAGATGAACTTTTACAGCTTGAGCGAATGGGGGAGAAGTCTGCAGATAACCTTCTTTCATCCATTTCCGTTTCGAAAGAGAACTCATTAGAGCGTTTGCTATTTGGTCTTGGTATTCGTTTTGTCGGATCGAAAGGTGCCCAGATGCTAGCCGAAGAGTTTGAAACGATGGACCGTTTACGTGAAGCGACGTATGAGGAACTGGTTGCGATTCAAGATATCGGGGAGAAGATGGCCGATTCCGTTGTGCGTTACTTTGAAAAAGAACCGGTTATCGAGTTAATTGATGAATTGAAAGAGCTCGGTTTGAATATGGAGTATAAAGGTCGTAAGAAAAGTGACGACGCTTTGGATTCTCCATTTTCGGGGAAAACCATTGTTATTACTGGTAAGATGGAGAATTACAGCCGAAATGACGTGAAAGCCCACGTTGAAGCATTAGGTGGTAAAGTGACAGGAAGTGTGAGCAAGAATACGGATATGCTCATAGCTGGTGAGGACGCTGGATCGAAGTATGAGAAAGCAGAGAAGCTAGGTGTTGATATCTGGGATGAAGCTCGCTTCCAATCTGCGTTACAGGAATAG
- a CDS encoding CamS family sex pheromone protein, which yields MKRIAWILSLVILMAGCAPTYDKQEEKLMQETQENSQREKAIVPKYSISDEYYLPLVREDEYVPSKARGIIVRQIDNRLDIEEMETGLRRHSKAVYDPGEYFFQDGQYLTTDILDDWLDRKENSDGKNGTPNGLNPSLKLGASEEQYRDNPVYLSHILEQDFFKKTEENVVDLKGISIGLAMKSQYEFQVEKWGASYYEEIPRDELLTQGKKMAQKVLERLRKMEDLQDVPIMITIYQQEAKSSVVPGNFVAKTTVEGSDMKISKWETVDEKYVLFPSDEAEQNYKKEYEDMVDFQNDVANYFPNYIGVVGKGFYKNGELVNMEVTIPIEFKGKAEIVSLTQYVYSLIMENFPNYFGIEVKIESHEGQESLIVRKQGEDKPFVHIYDK from the coding sequence ATGAAACGGATCGCATGGATATTGAGCCTTGTCATTTTAATGGCAGGGTGCGCTCCGACCTATGATAAACAGGAAGAGAAATTAATGCAGGAAACGCAGGAGAACAGTCAGAGGGAAAAAGCGATTGTGCCGAAGTATAGTATATCTGATGAGTACTATCTTCCTCTTGTGCGTGAAGACGAGTATGTACCTAGTAAGGCCAGGGGAATTATCGTACGTCAAATCGATAATCGATTAGATATTGAAGAGATGGAAACCGGACTAAGACGTCATTCGAAAGCAGTGTATGATCCTGGTGAATACTTCTTTCAGGATGGTCAGTACTTAACCACGGATATATTAGATGACTGGCTCGACAGAAAAGAGAACTCAGACGGGAAAAATGGAACGCCGAACGGCTTAAACCCTTCCCTTAAATTGGGCGCATCTGAAGAGCAGTATCGCGATAATCCTGTCTACTTGTCTCATATCTTAGAACAAGATTTCTTTAAGAAGACGGAAGAGAATGTGGTCGACCTAAAAGGGATCTCAATCGGACTTGCGATGAAATCTCAGTATGAATTTCAGGTAGAGAAGTGGGGCGCATCTTATTATGAGGAAATCCCACGAGATGAGTTGCTTACCCAAGGGAAGAAGATGGCTCAGAAGGTGTTAGAACGTCTTCGGAAAATGGAAGACCTTCAAGATGTACCGATTATGATTACAATTTATCAGCAAGAGGCGAAGTCATCTGTGGTGCCAGGAAACTTCGTGGCGAAAACGACAGTTGAAGGAAGTGACATGAAGATTAGTAAATGGGAGACGGTGGATGAGAAATACGTTTTATTCCCTTCTGATGAAGCGGAGCAAAACTACAAGAAAGAATACGAGGACATGGTGGATTTCCAAAACGATGTCGCCAACTACTTCCCGAACTATATCGGAGTAGTAGGGAAAGGCTTCTATAAGAACGGGGAACTGGTCAATATGGAAGTCACGATCCCGATTGAATTTAAAGGAAAAGCCGAAATTGTCTCACTCACCCAATACGTCTATTCTCTCATTATGGAGAACTTCCCGAACTACTTCGGAATTGAAGTGAAAATCGAATCACATGAAGGACAGGAAAGTCTCATCGTCCGAAAACAAGGCGAAGACAAACCCTTCGTCCACATCTACGACAAATAA
- a CDS encoding class I SAM-dependent DNA methyltransferase, which produces MGREFIDLFDGWAASYDQTVSGEDVEYKEVFADYDGILDAVVDHTKGPNVMEFGVGTGNLTKKLINRGHSVIGIEPSSEMLKIAQIKVPDAKVYDGDFIEFPKPEVQVDSIVSSYAFHHLTDEEKEMAISKYSHLLKKGARIVFADTVFETQASKRRAIETAIASHYNNLADDLSAEYYTDIPTLQRICKKYDFEVLFEQKNKYVWVMVAEKK; this is translated from the coding sequence ATGGGAAGAGAGTTTATTGATTTGTTTGATGGTTGGGCTGCGTCTTATGATCAGACCGTGTCTGGGGAGGACGTTGAATATAAAGAAGTATTTGCAGATTACGATGGGATCCTGGACGCTGTCGTTGATCATACAAAGGGTCCAAATGTTATGGAATTTGGCGTCGGCACTGGCAATTTAACGAAGAAGTTGATTAACCGGGGGCATTCTGTAATTGGAATAGAGCCGTCTTCGGAGATGTTGAAGATTGCACAGATTAAAGTACCAGATGCAAAGGTGTATGACGGAGACTTTATTGAGTTCCCAAAACCTGAGGTTCAGGTCGACTCTATTGTTAGCAGTTACGCATTTCACCACCTCACAGATGAGGAAAAGGAAATGGCGATTAGTAAGTACAGCCATTTATTAAAGAAAGGGGCGCGGATTGTTTTCGCTGATACGGTTTTCGAAACGCAAGCTTCAAAAAGGAGAGCCATTGAAACAGCTATTGCATCGCACTATAACAATCTCGCTGATGATCTGTCCGCTGAGTATTATACGGACATTCCGACACTGCAAAGAATCTGTAAGAAATATGACTTTGAAGTACTGTTTGAGCAGAAGAATAAATATGTTTGGGTAATGGTAGCAGAGAAAAAATAA
- a CDS encoding S-ribosylhomocysteine lyase, translated as MPMNVESFNLDHTKVKAPYVRLVGITEGPKGDKVYKYDLRVKQPNKDHMNMPALHSLEHMLAEFSRNHHDHILDIGPMGCQTGFYIAVLNDGSYENVLTVIENALKDILEATEVPACNEVQCGFAASHSLEGAKQLAQELLEKRDEWTEVFAEQQ; from the coding sequence ATGCCAATGAACGTAGAAAGTTTTAACTTAGATCACACAAAAGTCAAAGCACCATATGTACGCTTAGTTGGAATTACAGAAGGACCAAAGGGAGATAAGGTATACAAATACGATCTTCGCGTTAAGCAACCGAACAAAGACCATATGAACATGCCTGCTCTCCATTCGTTAGAGCACATGCTGGCTGAGTTCAGTCGTAACCACCATGATCATATCTTAGATATTGGTCCAATGGGATGCCAGACTGGTTTCTATATTGCCGTATTAAATGACGGAAGTTACGAAAATGTTCTAACAGTTATTGAAAATGCATTAAAAGATATCCTAGAAGCTACTGAAGTGCCGGCTTGTAACGAAGTGCAGTGTGGATTTGCTGCTAGTCACAGCCTAGAAGGAGCGAAGCAGCTGGCTCAGGAACTGCTAGAAAAACGAGATGAATGGACAGAGGTTTTCGCTGAACAACAATAA